CCGGCATTATCTACATGGGGATCATCGCCGCGGCGCTGCTCTTCGTCGCCTACAGCATCTGGGTCGACATCGATGCGACCGGCACGCAGGTCAAGAGCATTGCGCCCTTCCTCATGCTCTTCGTCGCGCTGCTGATCGCGCTCGGCTTCGAGTTCGTGAACGGCTTCCACGACACCGCCAATGCGGTCGCAACCGTCATCTACACCCGCTCGCTGCCCGCCCACATTGCCGTGGTGTGGTCCGGCATGTTCAACCTGTTCGGCGTGCTGCTCTCCTCGGGCGCGGTCGCGTTCGGCATCGTCTCGCTGCTCCCGGTGGAATTGATCCTCCAGGTCGGCTCCAGCGCCGGCTTCGCCATGGTGTTCGCGCTGTTGATCGCGGCGATCATCTGGAACGTCGGCACCTGGTATTTCGGCCTGCCGGCGTCGAGCTCGCACACGCTGATCGGTTCGATCATGGGCGTCGGCATCATGAACGCGGTCCTGCATGGCCGCAGCGGCACCTCGGGCGTCGACTGGGCCCAGGCCACCAATATCGGCAAGGCATTGCTGCTGTCGCCACTGTTCGGCTTCGCGCTCGCCGCCGGCCTGCTCCTGATCCTGCGCACCGTGCTGCTGCGCGCCACGCCCGCTTTGTTCGGCGAGCCGAAGGGCGACCAGCCGCCGCCGTGGTGGATCCGCGGCATCCTGATCCTCACTTGCACGCTGGTGAGCTTCTTCCATGGCTCCAATGACGGCCAGAAGGGCATGGGCCTGATCATGCTGATCCTGATCGGCACTGTGCCGACGGCCTACGCGCTCAACCGCGCGCTGCCGGCGAGCCAGATCGAGGCGTTCAGCGCGAACTCGGAGGC
This region of Bradyrhizobium sp. CCGUVB1N3 genomic DNA includes:
- a CDS encoding inorganic phosphate transporter, translating into MSDLALPGSIEPALRRGPDLDRGFHPLTGIIYMGIIAAALLFVAYSIWVDIDATGTQVKSIAPFLMLFVALLIALGFEFVNGFHDTANAVATVIYTRSLPAHIAVVWSGMFNLFGVLLSSGAVAFGIVSLLPVELILQVGSSAGFAMVFALLIAAIIWNVGTWYFGLPASSSHTLIGSIMGVGIMNAVLHGRSGTSGVDWAQATNIGKALLLSPLFGFALAAGLLLILRTVLLRATPALFGEPKGDQPPPWWIRGILILTCTLVSFFHGSNDGQKGMGLIMLILIGTVPTAYALNRALPASQIEAFSANSEAASKVIEAKAAGYNVIGNPRPAVTNYVAQHEVNGGTFPSLAVLVRDIAKQVTTYGSLAKVPAEVVGNTRNDMYLVSEAIRFLMKDKEAELSANDVAVLTAYKGSLDSATKFIPGWVKIVVAIALGLGTMVGWKRIVVTVGEKIGKTHLTYAQGACAEITAAATIAAADIYGLPVSTTHVLSSGIAGTMAANGSGLQWATIRNIAMAWVLTLPAAMIISGVLYYVFSRVF